The Streptomyces pactum genome contains a region encoding:
- a CDS encoding sensor histidine kinase, with protein MRRSKNSPEPSARGNFTPPPRTAAPAPVPPSEPKAEPAPSGGRLSPRNWRVTTRLNAILLIPVLVGLVMGGFQVKSSIDTWQDAEDAESTARLVRASLGYASALYTERDITAAPLLQGKGEKDATVAKARQATDEAADAFDEAAQDMPGKAGLERRLKVFREQEPKLQTLRVAAYTSKLKGVETEEGYTGIAHPLMEFANELGLGTGNITSYGRTVYAISLTKAALSLERSIGMHMLVKPGPEPSHLASQRVALSSYAYLERIAIEEYIGGGTEADAQKLEDAEAQVKKDGAAMAKEAKANDPDYVPPPANPTTMISELARLDSTDPSARADLAEQGITPENWWAVNTLKFDAYQKIESDLADRAVSEASTIADDAERDAYITGAAVVIALLAAFILAGMVARQMSRSMRQLRNAAFGIAEQRLPMLVDQLSRTDPGRVDTRVQPIPITSTDEIGEVARAFDQVHREAVRLAAEQALLRGNINAIFTNLSRRNQSLIEGQLSLITDLENNEADPDQLENLFRLDHLATRMRRNGENLLVLAGEEPGRRWDQPVPLVDVLRAASSEVEQYERIELSGVPEAEIHGRAVTDLVHLLAELLENATTFSSPQTKVRVTATRLPDGRVMVEIHDKGIGLTAEDFADINHKLANPPTVDAAISQRMGLFVVGRLSDRHGIRVQLRPSGEQAGTTSLVMLPDAITHGGGGEQQPRDEFTVSQIIPEQNFQGGESFGQVGQPMRTAAELGFDDSRYAEVPDDIRELDPVGRSLMREERRAALEGQSQPELPGAADHGGRDEAEVPGYQDQFTGQQPGYDQGRGGYQEQPAGGYDQQASYAEQQQPAYQEPQQASYQEPQQASYDEQYYAPNGGLPQGEGYPAGGGYPDPSYAEPGRNGHQQAGAGAREAYSSFEQRRYQDDWPQQDGYRNGYPDQYPAGAPEAESAQAADVNEADRVGFDRPGPASSAAHEMTDAGLPRRGPTAGDAGRVDQEAPDAAPGAGGTDTWRSANDDRWQQASALRKPKAGGVTSSGLPRRVPKANLVEGAAETTPQGGPQVSRAPEDVRGRLSNLRRGVERGRSAGSETNGQDTRNEHRGPDSTYNQER; from the coding sequence GTGAGGCGAAGCAAGAACAGTCCCGAGCCATCGGCCCGGGGCAACTTCACCCCGCCGCCGCGCACAGCGGCGCCCGCCCCCGTGCCCCCTTCGGAACCCAAGGCCGAGCCCGCCCCGAGCGGTGGCCGTCTCTCCCCGCGCAACTGGCGGGTGACCACCCGGCTGAACGCGATCCTGCTCATACCCGTGCTGGTCGGCCTCGTCATGGGCGGCTTCCAGGTGAAGAGCTCAATCGACACCTGGCAGGACGCCGAGGACGCCGAGAGCACCGCGCGCCTGGTACGCGCCTCCCTCGGCTACGCCAGCGCCCTCTACACCGAGCGCGACATCACGGCCGCCCCGCTGCTGCAGGGCAAGGGCGAGAAGGACGCCACCGTCGCCAAGGCCCGCCAGGCGACCGACGAGGCGGCCGACGCGTTCGACGAGGCGGCCCAGGACATGCCGGGCAAGGCCGGCCTGGAGCGCCGGCTGAAGGTGTTCCGCGAGCAGGAGCCCAAGCTCCAGACGCTGCGCGTGGCCGCGTACACCTCCAAGCTCAAGGGCGTGGAGACCGAGGAGGGCTACACCGGGATCGCCCACCCCCTGATGGAGTTCGCCAACGAGCTCGGTCTCGGCACCGGCAACATCACCTCCTACGGACGTACCGTCTACGCGATCTCGCTGACCAAGGCGGCGCTCTCCCTCGAGCGTTCCATCGGCATGCACATGCTGGTCAAGCCGGGGCCCGAGCCCAGCCACCTCGCCAGCCAGCGCGTCGCGCTCTCCTCGTACGCCTACCTCGAGCGCATCGCCATCGAGGAGTACATCGGCGGCGGTACCGAGGCGGACGCCCAGAAGCTCGAGGACGCCGAGGCGCAGGTCAAGAAGGACGGGGCGGCCATGGCCAAGGAGGCCAAGGCCAACGACCCGGACTACGTGCCGCCGCCGGCCAACCCGACCACGATGATCTCGGAGCTGGCCCGGCTCGACTCCACGGACCCCAGCGCGCGGGCCGACCTGGCCGAGCAGGGCATCACGCCGGAAAACTGGTGGGCGGTCAACACCCTGAAGTTCGACGCCTACCAGAAGATCGAGTCGGACCTGGCCGACCGGGCGGTGTCCGAGGCGTCCACGATCGCCGACGACGCCGAGCGGGACGCCTACATCACGGGTGCCGCGGTCGTCATCGCCCTGCTCGCCGCGTTCATCCTGGCCGGCATGGTGGCCCGCCAGATGAGCCGCTCCATGCGCCAGCTACGCAACGCCGCCTTCGGCATCGCCGAGCAGCGCCTGCCGATGCTGGTCGACCAGCTCTCCCGCACCGACCCGGGCCGGGTCGACACCCGGGTCCAGCCGATCCCGATCACCTCGACCGACGAGATCGGCGAAGTCGCCCGCGCCTTCGACCAGGTGCACCGCGAGGCCGTCCGGCTCGCCGCCGAGCAGGCCCTGCTGCGGGGCAACATCAACGCGATCTTCACCAACCTCTCGCGCCGCAACCAGTCGCTGATCGAGGGCCAGCTAAGCCTGATCACCGACCTGGAGAACAACGAGGCCGATCCCGACCAGCTCGAGAACCTCTTCCGGCTGGACCACCTCGCCACCCGTATGCGCCGCAACGGCGAGAACCTCCTGGTCCTCGCCGGCGAGGAGCCCGGCCGCCGCTGGGACCAGCCGGTCCCGCTGGTCGACGTGCTGCGCGCCGCCTCCTCCGAGGTGGAGCAGTACGAGCGCATCGAGCTCTCCGGTGTGCCGGAGGCCGAGATCCACGGCCGCGCCGTGACCGACCTCGTGCACCTGCTCGCCGAGTTGCTGGAGAACGCGACGACGTTCTCCTCCCCGCAGACCAAGGTCCGCGTCACCGCGACCCGGCTGCCCGACGGCCGCGTGATGGTCGAGATCCACGACAAGGGCATCGGCCTGACCGCCGAGGACTTCGCGGACATCAACCACAAGCTGGCCAACCCGCCGACCGTGGACGCCGCGATCTCGCAGCGCATGGGCCTGTTCGTGGTCGGCCGGCTGTCCGACCGGCACGGCATCCGGGTCCAACTGCGCCCCTCCGGCGAGCAGGCGGGCACCACCTCGCTGGTCATGCTCCCGGACGCCATCACCCACGGTGGCGGCGGTGAGCAGCAGCCGCGCGACGAGTTCACGGTCTCGCAGATCATCCCGGAGCAGAACTTCCAGGGCGGCGAGAGCTTCGGTCAGGTCGGTCAGCCCATGCGGACCGCCGCCGAGCTGGGCTTCGACGACAGCCGGTACGCCGAGGTCCCCGACGACATACGCGAGCTCGACCCGGTCGGCCGCTCGCTGATGCGCGAAGAGCGCCGCGCGGCCCTGGAGGGCCAGTCGCAGCCCGAGCTGCCCGGTGCGGCGGACCACGGCGGCCGCGACGAGGCCGAGGTGCCCGGGTACCAGGACCAGTTCACCGGACAGCAGCCGGGGTACGACCAGGGCCGGGGCGGCTACCAGGAGCAGCCGGCCGGAGGGTACGACCAGCAGGCGTCGTACGCCGAACAGCAGCAGCCGGCGTACCAGGAACCGCAGCAGGCGTCGTACCAGGAACCGCAGCAGGCGTCGTACGACGAGCAGTACTACGCGCCGAACGGCGGCCTGCCGCAGGGCGAGGGCTACCCCGCGGGCGGCGGTTACCCGGACCCCTCCTACGCGGAGCCGGGCCGAAACGGGCACCAGCAGGCGGGCGCCGGCGCCCGGGAGGCGTACTCGTCCTTCGAACAGCGGCGCTACCAGGACGACTGGCCCCAGCAGGACGGCTACCGGAACGGCTACCCGGACCAGTACCCCGCGGGTGCTCCGGAGGCGGAATCCGCGCAGGCCGCTGACGTGAACGAGGCGGACCGCGTAGGCTTCGACCGTCCGGGTCCGGCCTCCTCCGCCGCCCACGAGATGACCGACGCCGGTCTTCCCCGCCGCGGACCCACCGCGGGCGATGCGGGGCGCGTGGACCAGGAGGCGCCGGACGCCGCACCGGGGGCGGGCGGCACGGACACCTGGCGGTCGGCCAACGACGACCGCTGGCAGCAGGCCTCGGCGCTGCGCAAGCCCAAGGCGGGCGGGGTGACCTCCTCGGGCCTCCCGCGACGGGTCCCCAAGGCCAACCTCGTCGAGGGCGCCGCCGAAACCACTCCCCAGGGAGGCCCGCAGGTCTCCCGCGCCCCGGAGGACGTCCGGGGCAGGCTGAGCAACCTGCGGCGCGGCGTCGAGCGAGGCCGCAGCGCAGGCAGTGAAACGAACGGCCAGGACACAAGGAATGAACACCGTGGTCCTGACAGCACCTACAACCAGGAGCGTTAG
- a CDS encoding roadblock/LC7 domain-containing protein translates to MSQAAQNLNWLITNFVENTPGVSHTVVVSADGLLLAMSEGFPRDRADQLAAVASGLTSLTAGASRIFEGGSVNQTVVEMERGFLFIMSISDGSSLAVLAHPEADIGLIGYEMALLVDRAGTVLTPDLRAELQGSLLN, encoded by the coding sequence ATGAGCCAGGCGGCGCAGAACCTGAACTGGTTGATCACCAACTTCGTGGAAAACACCCCGGGGGTGTCCCACACGGTGGTGGTCTCCGCCGACGGACTCCTTCTGGCGATGTCCGAAGGGTTCCCGCGCGACCGTGCCGATCAGCTCGCGGCCGTCGCCTCCGGCCTGACCTCGCTGACCGCCGGTGCCTCGCGCATCTTCGAGGGCGGCAGCGTGAACCAGACGGTTGTGGAGATGGAGCGGGGATTCCTGTTCATCATGTCCATTTCCGACGGCTCCTCCCTCGCGGTTCTCGCACACCCGGAGGCGGACATCGGTCTCATTGGGTACGAGATGGCCCTTCTGGTGGACCGTGCGGGCACGGTCCTGACGCCCGATCTGCGGGCTGAGCTCCAAGGGAGCCTTCTCAACTAA
- a CDS encoding DUF742 domain-containing protein: MATPPGGPSSGNWSYGPGQGSSDGSANGYGYPSVPSHRQPYAPQGPGPAPYDQPQAPRIQPVQPQRRTPEPAPAGASNNPLVRPYAMTGGRTRPRYQLAIEALVHTTAQPHQMQGQLPEHQRICNLCREIKSVAEISALLTIPLGVARILVADLAEAGLVAIHQPGGDENAGGQPDVTLLERVLSGLRKL; the protein is encoded by the coding sequence GTGGCTACACCCCCAGGCGGTCCGTCTTCGGGCAACTGGTCGTACGGCCCTGGCCAGGGCTCAAGCGACGGCTCGGCGAACGGATACGGCTACCCCTCCGTGCCGAGCCACCGGCAGCCGTACGCGCCGCAGGGCCCCGGCCCCGCGCCGTACGACCAGCCGCAGGCTCCGCGTATCCAGCCCGTGCAGCCGCAGCGCCGCACCCCTGAGCCGGCGCCCGCGGGGGCGTCGAACAACCCCCTGGTGCGCCCGTACGCCATGACGGGCGGCCGCACCAGGCCGCGGTACCAGCTCGCCATCGAGGCACTGGTGCACACCACCGCGCAGCCGCATCAGATGCAGGGCCAGTTGCCCGAGCATCAGCGGATCTGCAACCTCTGCCGGGAGATCAAGTCGGTGGCCGAGATCTCGGCCCTCCTGACGATCCCTCTCGGCGTGGCCAGGATCCTCGTCGCCGACTTGGCGGAGGCGGGCCTGGTCGCCATCCATCAGCCCGGCGGCGACGAGAACGCCGGCGGCCAGCCAGACGTGACACTGCTCGAAAGGGTGCTCAGTGGACTTCGCAAGCTCTAG
- a CDS encoding GTP-binding protein: MDFASSSGGPSRSTTSAKIVVAGGFGVGKTTFVGAVSEINPLRTEAVMTSASAGIDDLTHTGDKTTTTVAMDFGRITLDQDLILYLFGTPGQDRFWFMWDDLVRGAIGAIVLVDTRRLADCFPAVDYFENSGLPFVIALNGFDGQQPYNPDEVREALQIGPDTPIITTDARHRADAKSALITLVEHALMARLR; this comes from the coding sequence GTGGACTTCGCAAGCTCTAGCGGAGGGCCTTCCCGCTCCACCACTTCCGCGAAGATCGTGGTGGCGGGCGGATTCGGCGTGGGCAAGACCACGTTCGTCGGCGCCGTCTCGGAGATCAACCCGCTGCGCACCGAGGCCGTGATGACGTCCGCGTCCGCGGGCATCGACGACCTCACCCACACCGGGGACAAGACGACCACGACGGTCGCCATGGACTTCGGACGCATCACGCTCGACCAGGATCTGATCCTGTACCTCTTCGGTACGCCCGGCCAGGACCGTTTCTGGTTCATGTGGGACGACCTGGTGCGCGGCGCCATCGGCGCGATCGTCCTGGTCGACACGAGGCGCCTCGCCGACTGCTTCCCGGCCGTCGACTACTTCGAGAACAGCGGTCTGCCGTTCGTGATCGCGCTGAACGGCTTCGACGGACAGCAGCCGTACAACCCGGACGAGGTCCGGGAGGCGCTGCAGATCGGGCCGGACACCCCGATCATCACGACCGACGCCCGGCACCGCGCCGACGCGAAGAGTGCGCTGATCACGCTCGTGGAGCACGCGCTGATGGCGCGGTTGCGCTAG
- a CDS encoding acyl-CoA carboxylase epsilon subunit: protein MPTADIRVEKGHAEPEEVAAITALLLARAAAHPAETAPAHGGGPVRAGWRRLEREPGFRAPHSWR from the coding sequence ATGCCCACTGCCGACATCCGCGTCGAGAAGGGCCACGCCGAGCCCGAGGAAGTCGCCGCCATCACGGCCCTCCTCCTGGCCCGCGCCGCCGCCCACCCCGCCGAGACCGCCCCGGCCCACGGCGGCGGCCCCGTCCGCGCGGGCTGGCGCCGCCTGGAACGCGAGCCGGGCTTCCGCGCCCCCCATAGCTGGCGCTGA
- a CDS encoding acyl-CoA carboxylase subunit beta: protein MTVLDEAPGEPTDARGRVAELHEIRAQALAGPSEKATAAQHAKGKLTARERIELLLDPGSFREVEQLRRHRATGFGLEAKKPYTDGVITGWGTVEGRTVFVYAHDFRIFGGALGEAHATKIHKIMDMAIAAGAPLVSLNDGAGARIQEGVSALAGYGGIFQRNTKASGVIPQISVMLGPCAGGAAYSPALTDFVFMVRDTSQMFITGPDVVKAVTGEEITQNGLGGADVHAETSGVCHFAYDDEETCLAEVRYLLSLLPQNNRENPPRTESTDPAERRGDTLLDLVPADGNRPYDMAKVIEELVDDGEYLEVHERWARNIICALARLDGQVVGIVANQPQALAGVLDIEASEKAARFVQMCDAFNIPIITLLDVPGFLPGVDQEHGGIIRHGAKLLYAYCNATVPRISLILRKAYGGAYIVMDSQSIGADLTYAWPTNEIAVMGAEGAANVIFRRQIADAEDPEAMRARMVKEYKAELMHPYYAAERGLVDDVIDPAETREVLIRSLAMLRTKHADLPSRKHGNPPQ, encoded by the coding sequence ATGACCGTTTTGGATGAGGCGCCGGGTGAGCCGACGGACGCGCGCGGGCGAGTGGCCGAACTGCACGAGATCCGTGCGCAGGCGCTGGCCGGGCCGAGCGAGAAGGCGACGGCGGCGCAGCACGCCAAGGGCAAGCTGACGGCACGGGAGCGCATCGAGCTGCTCCTGGACCCCGGATCCTTCCGTGAGGTCGAACAACTGCGCCGGCACCGCGCCACCGGCTTCGGCCTGGAGGCCAAGAAGCCGTACACCGACGGCGTCATCACCGGCTGGGGCACGGTCGAGGGCCGCACGGTCTTCGTCTACGCGCACGACTTCCGGATCTTCGGCGGCGCGCTGGGCGAGGCCCACGCCACGAAGATCCACAAGATCATGGACATGGCCATCGCGGCCGGTGCCCCGCTGGTCTCCCTCAACGACGGCGCCGGCGCCCGGATCCAGGAGGGTGTCTCCGCGCTGGCCGGATACGGCGGCATCTTCCAGCGCAACACCAAGGCGTCCGGAGTCATCCCGCAGATCAGCGTGATGCTCGGCCCCTGCGCGGGCGGCGCCGCCTACAGCCCCGCCCTCACGGACTTCGTCTTCATGGTCCGCGACACCTCGCAGATGTTCATCACCGGCCCGGACGTGGTCAAGGCCGTCACCGGCGAGGAGATCACCCAGAACGGCCTCGGCGGCGCCGACGTGCACGCCGAGACCAGCGGCGTCTGCCACTTCGCCTACGACGACGAGGAGACCTGCCTCGCCGAGGTCCGCTACCTCCTCTCCCTCCTCCCGCAGAACAACCGCGAGAACCCGCCCCGCACCGAGTCCACCGACCCCGCGGAACGCCGCGGCGACACCCTCCTCGACCTGGTCCCGGCGGACGGCAACCGCCCGTACGACATGGCCAAGGTCATCGAGGAACTCGTCGACGACGGCGAGTACCTGGAGGTCCACGAGCGCTGGGCGCGCAACATCATCTGCGCCCTGGCCCGCCTGGACGGCCAGGTCGTCGGCATCGTCGCCAACCAGCCGCAGGCCCTGGCCGGCGTCCTGGACATCGAGGCCAGCGAGAAGGCCGCGCGCTTCGTCCAGATGTGCGACGCCTTCAACATCCCGATCATCACCCTCCTGGACGTACCCGGCTTCCTGCCGGGCGTGGACCAGGAGCACGGCGGAATCATCCGCCACGGCGCCAAGCTGCTCTACGCCTACTGCAACGCGACCGTGCCCCGGATCTCGCTCATCCTGCGCAAGGCGTACGGAGGTGCTTACATCGTCATGGACAGCCAGTCCATCGGCGCCGACCTCACCTACGCCTGGCCCACCAACGAGATCGCCGTGATGGGCGCCGAGGGCGCGGCCAACGTCATCTTCCGCCGTCAGATCGCCGACGCCGAGGACCCCGAAGCCATGCGGGCCCGCATGGTCAAGGAGTACAAGGCCGAGCTGATGCACCCCTACTACGCGGCCGAGCGCGGTCTGGTCGACGACGTCATCGACCCCGCCGAGACCCGCGAAGTGCTCATCCGGTCCCTGGCGATGCTCCGGACCAAGCACGCCGACCTGCCCTCCCGCAAGCACGGCAACCCGCCGCAGTGA
- a CDS encoding polysaccharide lyase 8 family protein codes for MTSKWPYVRRTGGEPTRRAFLLATAVTAALTPAFGGPALGVPAAADPYDTLRRRWLGIALGDGYDPAAEPYASRLAETGERARAHRATMAPTATSLWPGHPFDPPAGITFAYGRLWTMTQAYVQQGSGSTGGAALLADILRGLDHLSAAVYHPGTTRYGNWWEWQIGSPRLLMDITAALYDHLGTDRVTAACAAVDHFIPDAMLRDYSGTSTGANRVDLCRSVTLRGILGRAPAKIALARDALSPVFPYVTEGDGLYADGSFVQHTWVAYSGTYGQVMLDGLGRLFTLLAGSEWEVTDPGRQIVLDSVEHAYAPLVHDGLVMDGVNGRAISRGYLKSDDLHVMRSDHFHGQQLIAAMAVLAGGASDAERGRWYARIKGWIERDTVAPVLTAPQFPVADLARLHEIAAAPVEAAPEPTGHRLFAAMDRAVHRRPAFTAHLAMASDRIAHYECGNGENPRGWHTGAGMLTWWANGAVSDQYTDWFWPTVDWYRLPGTTVSTKRLADRAGGEWGGPKPDARWAGGTTDGEYAAVGQHLKGLGSTLEARKSWFFLDDEVVCLGAGIRCADGVPVETVVDNRNLGEGGTQALVRGRGWAHLAGHGGWLVPEGELRTLREDRTGAWSDINTGSTTERRTRRWQTLWLDHGTDPADADYAYVLMPGATRGDVARRAADRRRLTVLANDDHVQAVVVPPLGLTAANFWQAGTAGRLTATAGASVLVRRRGRIATLSVSEPPRTGRPLEIVWDHPVRAAVRADETVGILATGRRLHLRVTPGVVCTTHECEVTLS; via the coding sequence ATGACCTCAAAGTGGCCGTACGTTCGCCGTACCGGCGGCGAACCCACCCGCCGGGCCTTCCTGCTCGCGACCGCCGTCACCGCCGCGCTCACCCCGGCCTTCGGTGGCCCGGCCCTCGGCGTCCCCGCCGCGGCCGACCCCTACGACACCCTCCGCAGGCGCTGGCTCGGCATCGCCCTCGGCGACGGCTACGACCCGGCCGCGGAGCCGTACGCCTCCCGCCTCGCGGAGACCGGCGAACGCGCCCGCGCCCACCGCGCCACCATGGCCCCCACCGCCACCTCCCTGTGGCCCGGCCACCCCTTCGACCCGCCCGCCGGCATCACCTTCGCCTACGGCCGCCTGTGGACCATGACCCAGGCGTACGTCCAGCAGGGCAGCGGCTCGACCGGTGGCGCCGCCCTGCTCGCCGACATCCTGCGCGGCCTCGACCACCTCTCGGCCGCCGTCTACCACCCGGGCACCACCCGTTACGGCAACTGGTGGGAGTGGCAGATCGGCAGCCCCCGCCTCCTGATGGACATCACGGCCGCCCTGTACGACCACCTCGGCACCGACCGCGTCACCGCCGCCTGCGCGGCCGTCGACCACTTCATCCCCGACGCGATGCTCCGCGACTACTCCGGCACCTCCACCGGCGCCAACCGCGTCGACCTGTGCCGCTCCGTCACCCTGCGCGGCATCCTGGGCCGGGCCCCCGCCAAGATCGCCCTCGCCCGCGACGCCCTCTCGCCGGTCTTCCCGTACGTCACCGAGGGTGACGGCCTCTACGCCGACGGCTCGTTCGTCCAGCACACCTGGGTCGCCTACTCGGGAACCTACGGCCAGGTCATGCTGGACGGCCTGGGCCGGCTCTTCACCCTGCTCGCCGGCTCGGAGTGGGAGGTGACGGACCCCGGCAGGCAGATCGTCCTCGACAGCGTCGAGCACGCCTACGCGCCCCTCGTCCACGACGGACTCGTCATGGACGGCGTCAACGGCCGGGCCATCAGCCGGGGTTACCTCAAGAGCGACGACCTGCACGTCATGCGCAGCGACCACTTCCACGGCCAGCAGCTCATCGCGGCCATGGCGGTCCTCGCGGGCGGCGCGAGCGACGCCGAGCGCGGGCGCTGGTACGCGAGGATCAAGGGCTGGATCGAACGGGACACCGTCGCCCCCGTGCTGACGGCGCCCCAGTTCCCGGTCGCCGACCTGGCCCGGCTGCACGAGATCGCCGCCGCTCCCGTCGAGGCCGCGCCCGAGCCCACCGGGCACCGGCTCTTCGCGGCCATGGACCGCGCCGTCCACCGCCGACCCGCCTTCACCGCGCATCTCGCCATGGCCAGTGACCGCATCGCCCACTACGAGTGCGGCAACGGCGAGAACCCGCGCGGCTGGCACACCGGCGCGGGCATGCTCACCTGGTGGGCGAACGGGGCCGTCTCCGACCAGTACACGGACTGGTTCTGGCCGACCGTCGACTGGTACCGCCTGCCGGGCACCACCGTCTCCACCAAGCGCCTGGCCGACAGGGCGGGCGGCGAGTGGGGCGGGCCCAAGCCCGACGCGCGCTGGGCCGGCGGCACGACCGACGGCGAGTACGCGGCCGTCGGACAGCACCTCAAGGGGCTCGGCTCGACCCTCGAAGCCCGCAAGTCCTGGTTCTTCCTCGACGACGAGGTGGTCTGCCTGGGCGCCGGCATCCGCTGCGCGGACGGCGTCCCGGTCGAGACGGTCGTCGACAACCGCAACCTGGGGGAGGGCGGCACCCAGGCCCTCGTCCGCGGCCGCGGCTGGGCGCACCTGGCCGGCCACGGCGGCTGGCTCGTGCCCGAGGGCGAGCTGCGGACCCTGCGCGAGGACCGCACGGGCGCCTGGTCCGACATCAACACCGGCAGCACCACCGAGCGCCGCACCCGCCGCTGGCAGACCCTCTGGCTGGACCACGGCACGGACCCGGCCGACGCGGACTACGCGTACGTCCTCATGCCGGGCGCCACCCGCGGGGACGTCGCACGCCGCGCCGCCGACCGCCGACGGCTCACGGTGCTCGCCAACGACGACCACGTCCAGGCGGTCGTGGTCCCCCCGCTCGGCCTCACGGCCGCGAACTTCTGGCAGGCCGGCACGGCGGGCCGGCTCACCGCGACGGCGGGCGCGAGCGTGCTGGTCCGCCGCCGGGGCCGTATCGCTACCCTGAGTGTGAGCGAGCCGCCGCGCACGGGCCGGCCCCTGGAGATCGTCTGGGACCACCCGGTGCGCGCGGCGGTACGGGCCGACGAGACGGTCGGCATCCTCGCGACGGGCCGCCGACTGCACCTCCGCGTCACTCCAGGGGTGGTATGTACCACCCATGAATGTGAGGTGACTCTCAGCTGA
- the hpnR gene encoding hopanoid C-3 methylase HpnR has protein sequence MRLLLVHPSALMYSEIFLRLEPLGLERVAGAAREAGHEVRVVDRQVLSERVLRDEVRSFRPEALGVSLNYLANIPEAIDLAAKVKREVPGCFVFFGGHSVSFVAQDVLEQAAGAVDAVVRGEGEPVIAPLLEAVRDGGVDGVPGIITAAGRGPAPLMMHGIDSPLPARDLMRNRRRYFIGELDPCASIEFTRGCPWDCSFCSAWTFYGRSYRKASPEAAAEDLARVREPNVFIVDDVAFIRPEHGNAIADEVERRGIRKQYYLETRSDVLLRHPEVFERWARLGLRYMFLGMEAIDAEGLDLFRKRISPDENFRALEAARRMGIQVAINLIVDPAWDEERFRVVREFALSVPEIVHFTVMTPYPGTEIWHTESRRLTTRDYRLFDIQHAVVPTTLPLDRFYEELVRTQAVINRKHLGLRTAFGAARILGRNLLRGQTNFARMLWKFNQVYNPRRQFADHGMPVRYELPLPKPVDVGDRRQLYVHTRQAPQASPPRPS, from the coding sequence ATGCGCCTGCTGCTCGTCCATCCCAGTGCCCTGATGTACTCCGAGATCTTCCTGCGCCTGGAGCCCCTGGGGCTCGAACGGGTGGCGGGCGCGGCCCGCGAGGCGGGGCACGAGGTGCGGGTCGTGGACCGTCAGGTGCTCAGCGAGCGGGTGCTGCGCGACGAGGTGCGGTCGTTCCGGCCCGAGGCACTCGGCGTCTCGCTGAACTACCTGGCGAACATCCCGGAGGCGATCGACCTGGCGGCGAAGGTGAAGCGGGAGGTACCGGGCTGCTTCGTCTTCTTCGGCGGGCACAGCGTCTCCTTCGTCGCCCAGGACGTGCTGGAGCAGGCGGCCGGGGCGGTGGACGCCGTGGTCCGGGGTGAGGGCGAACCGGTGATCGCGCCGCTGCTGGAGGCGGTGCGCGACGGCGGGGTGGACGGCGTACCCGGGATCATCACCGCCGCCGGGCGGGGGCCCGCGCCGCTGATGATGCACGGCATCGACTCCCCGCTCCCGGCCCGCGACCTGATGCGCAACCGGCGCCGCTACTTCATCGGCGAGCTGGACCCGTGCGCCTCCATCGAGTTCACCCGCGGCTGCCCCTGGGACTGTTCGTTCTGCTCGGCGTGGACCTTCTACGGCCGCAGCTACCGCAAGGCGTCCCCCGAGGCGGCGGCCGAGGACCTGGCGCGCGTCCGCGAGCCCAACGTGTTCATCGTGGACGACGTGGCCTTCATCCGGCCGGAGCACGGCAACGCCATCGCCGACGAGGTGGAGCGGCGCGGCATCCGCAAGCAGTACTACCTGGAGACGCGCAGCGACGTGCTGCTGCGCCATCCCGAGGTCTTCGAGCGGTGGGCGCGGCTCGGCCTGCGCTACATGTTCCTGGGCATGGAGGCCATCGACGCCGAGGGCCTGGACCTGTTCCGCAAGCGGATCAGCCCGGACGAGAACTTCCGGGCGCTCGAGGCGGCCCGGCGCATGGGTATCCAGGTCGCCATCAACCTCATCGTGGACCCGGCCTGGGACGAGGAGCGTTTCCGGGTGGTGCGGGAGTTCGCGCTGTCGGTGCCGGAGATCGTCCACTTCACCGTGATGACGCCGTATCCGGGGACGGAGATCTGGCACACGGAATCGCGTCGCCTCACCACCCGCGACTACCGCCTCTTCGACATCCAGCACGCCGTGGTGCCGACGACGCTGCCGCTGGACCGCTTCTACGAGGAACTGGTCCGCACCCAGGCCGTGATCAACCGCAAGCACCTGGGTCTGCGGACGGCGTTCGGCGCGGCCCGGATCCTCGGCCGGAACCTGCTGCGCGGGCAGACGAACTTCGCCCGCATGCTGTGGAAGTTCAACCAGGTCTACAACCCGCGCCGGCAGTTCGCGGACCACGGTATGCCCGTGCGGTACGAGCTTCCGCTGCCGAAGCCCGTCG